The DNA segment TttaaatgtctctcaaattcgaatctaCTCTTAGTTTTCGTTCAGCTCAACTCCAATTTGATTTCAAATtgttttgattcaaatcatcttccaaatctCAGATCTTTActcccaaatccaaattcaaatccctCATTTCAATTTATCCTAAAagtatttttccttttccttttctctatTTTACCTCGGATCTAATCTCTTTCTCTTCTGGGGCCACCTTCCCTTTTTTTCCTCTAGGTGCAGCCCATCCAGGCAGCCCAATTGGCCTGGTTCCCTACCCCCTTCCTTCTCCCGCACCAGGACGCAACTGCGCTACTGGCCCAGCTCCTGCACGCGTTGCTTGCTCGCCCGCGCGCACGCTTGAGCCTAGTCATCCACGTGTCACCCATCCACTCATCGCTCGCGtcgtctccctcctccagcGCATCACTGCGAGCGCTGTCCGCACACTGCCACCATGACTgccgctccccccccccccaatgaaaTATCACGATCGGCGCATTGAATGCGCCACAACGCCCTCCGCTCTCTTgctctttcttctctctctttgccCTCACAACATGTTGCCCATGCGCCTGCAGCCGTGCGACTTTTGCGCATGCGCATGAACGACGCAGTGTGGCCATGCCACGGGGATTAAGGTGGGCACCCCACGCCAACTCATTGCCACGTTGCTCGCTGATGACCGCACGAGATCATGAGCCCAACACCACCTCAAGCCGAGCCGTAGGGCTATAAAAGGCGTAGCCTCGACCTCTCTTCTCCCCCTTTTCCCCCTTTCACCGCCGTTGTGTCATTGCTCTCCACCATAGCTGTTTCTCCCCCAGCGAGCTACCGAGAAGCCCCACAAGCTCACCGCCGTCCCTGTGCTACTCTCCATCGACCAGAGGCCCGATGGGAGCCCGCCCGAGCCGGGGATCGAGTAGCACCGCTGCTGCCGCTTCGACGCATCCTGGCCCGTCCTGCCCATCACTGTTCTTGTGCTCGGTGAGCATCCCCGTCCTCTTGCGCAACCTCCTAGCTTGCATGTCATTGTTCCCGTGCCTTACCATTGTTTGGCGCCATGCAGCCGTGAGCTTTTCCCCACCACCGTGGCCATTGCTCGTCACCGGTGACCCTTAGCCCTCTCCTGAGCTGGCCTTCATGCCATGCTAGCCGCGTAGACTTAGCCATAGACTTGCGGGTGGCCCGGGGCACACTAGAAGAGGGGAGGTGCCACCCAATTTCTGTGCCACCATTTAGATCTGCTCTAGCCGCCGTTTGGCGCTGATCCGGCCATGGCTTGTCGTCGATAAGCCCCCGGATGGGTTAGCCATTGCGTGTATAGGCCAGATGACCATTCACCTTCGAGGACCCTTGGCGGGAGCGTGATTCTGGTGAGCTTGCTAGCGTGGCTCCGCCACCATTTCTTGTTGCCGCCCGATCCCCTTCACCGCTCTGCTCGCTCGCATGAGCATGGACCGGCCACAGGCCATTGGCTCGGCCCACTCGCCGCTGGCCTGCCAGACCAGACCAGCCTCCACGAGCCTCGCCCCAGTAGGCTGACCACTATGCAGTTCAAGCTTGGCCTAGTCCAAGCCCATTTCGGCCCAACCCATGTTACTATgtagtgggtcccacctattaCCGTTCATATAGACCCGAGCTACTGTTCAATAGGCCCCACCTATGGGTCCCACCcatggtttgtaaaccttttttTTACTCTGAAACCTTAGTACTTTATGTTCGAGGTTTGATTGTGGTACCACGATTGTTATACTATGtgtattagctacttgatccatGGATTAATACAGGAGACATAGGAGATCCCGGGTTTTGGATCTTACACCCCCTAAGCTCTCTTCTGCGCTCTACGGTATTTCTGCACAAGACCCATATGCTGGTGGTGGCAATTGGTTCCTTGACACCGGCGCCACATCGCATATGGCCACTCATCCGGGTATCACTTCATCCTATACTCCGTCATATTCCCATTCTCAAATTATTGTCAGAAATGGTTCCCATTTACCTGTTTATTATACCGGCAATGCTTTTGTTCCTACTACTAGTTCATCTTTGCAATTCTGCAATATCTTAATCTCTCCTACTCTCATCAAGAATTTGATTTCGGTTCGTGCCATTACTAAAGAAAACAATGTTTCGATGGAGTTTGACCCTTTTGTTTTTTCCATAAAGGATCTTCACAGCCGGAGAACTCTGCTATGCAGTAACAACATTGGTGAGCTTTACCCCAGCGTGCCACTGTCTCCACTGCCTCCACTGCATCTACTCACAGTCTGCATGCTGACCACAACCTTGATCTCTGGCACACCCATCTTGGTCATCCTCGGTAGGTTGCCACTGCTTGGATTTTATCTACTTTCGATCTCAATTGTAAGCCATCAAATAATCATACTTGTCATGCATGTCGCATAGGGAAAAAATGTTAGGCTGCCATTTTTTGAATCCAATAATATTTCCTCTGCTCCTTTTCATCTTCTTCACTGTGATGTCTGGACGTCACCGATTCTTAATAACTCTGGCTTGCAATATTACTTGGTCATTCTTGATCATTATTCTCATTTTGACTGGTCGTTACCATTGCGCAATATGTCTGACATTCTACGCACCATCATCTTGTTTCATGCCTTTGTGTGAACACAATTTCAGTGCTCCATCCTTTGACTTCAAACAGATAATGGGAAGGAGTTTGATAACCACGCTATGCAGTCTTTCCTCGCATCTCGCGGTATCGTGTTGCGCTTGACGTGCCCATAAACTTTGTAGAAAAATGGACATGTTGAACGGATCCTCCAAACCATCAACGAGAGCATGCGTGCGCTGATGTTCCATGCTTCTGTTTTGCCTCAATTTTGGCCCGATGCACTCCCCACCTCTATGTATCTGCTCAATCTCTGCCCCAACGTATCTGCTACGTCGACTACTCTTCTCCAGCATATTGTGGCTGATTTGAATCTTGCTTTCGCCATGAAGGACCTAGGCCCTTTGCACTTCTTCCTTGGCATACACGTGTGTCGCTTGGCTTTAGGCTTCTTCCTGCCCCAACAACAATACAGTGAAGATGTCTTCCAACGTGTTGCCATGCCCAATTGCAAGCCATCACCAGCACTGGTCGACACTAGACCCAAATTATCTCTGGCTTCCAGCACACCATATCCTAATCCATCAGGCTACCAGAGTATCATGGGTGCGCTCTAATACCTGACACTAACTCGGCCTGACATATCATATGCTGTTCAACAAGCATGTTCGCATATGCATCAACCACGGGATGTGCATTGGGATATTGTCAAACGCATCCTTCGTTACCTTTGATCTTGTTGCATACACTAGTGCGGACTAGCTGGTTACCTAGACACAAGACATTCTACCTCCGGCTATTGTATATTCCTCGGTGATTCGCTTGTGTCATGATCATCCAAGCGCCAACCTACTGTGTCTAAGACAAGTGCTAAAGCTGAATATCATGTCGTCGCAAACATTACTGCAGAGTGCTGTTGGCTGCGCAATCTTCTTGGAGAACTGCATGTCGACCTTCGCAAAGCAACGATGGTGTAGCCTCCACGATCCTGATGCAGGAAATGCGGGTTGAAGATTCACTATTTTCAGTCCGACAACAGCTGGTCGATTCAGTTAGCTTAGTCCTAGTCTTACGCCTGCCTCTGTAAATTCTACCGCATGGCTGCTAGCATCTAGGCATTCGGTTAGGAATTTTGTTGCTCTCGGTTGAGCTCGCTCTTGTACTTGTATAAACACCGGTTAATGAATGAATACATTATACAAGTGTGTGTTGAATCTGTACAGTGTAGATACTGGAAATTGTACTTccgttattaaaaaaaaaatcacttgtcGTCACGTGAGCATATGCACGTCACGAGCAGGCCGGACTCTAGATGTCGCCTTCAGCTTCGGCCACCTTCGCTCACTTTCTAGACTGCTCTCCGTTCCTCCACCGCTCACCCAGCTCGCACCTTCTATAAATCTCTCTCGCCGACGTGATCAAGAGCAACAAGGAACAGCAAGCAGCCCAATCCACTCAGTCCTCAGCAAGCCAGAACGATGCACCTGCGCGTGACGCACCGCGACGAGGAGGGCAAGAAGGTGACGGAGAAGGTGCCCATCCCGGAGACCCGGCGCCCGGACACGGCCAAGCACTTCGAGCGCAAGCTCGAGGAGCAGGGCCTGCACCGCCTCGAGCGCCACCCGGCCAACGCACCCCGCGGCGTCGGCATCGGCGCGCCCCCGCCCAAGTCAGGGCGCGGCGGCAAGTACACCTGGGAGGGGCCCGGCGGCCTCGCCGGCAGCGAGCTCGACCCGGCCCCGCCTGCTATCGACCGCAACGACCCCAACTACGAGGAGGAGGGCGGACCCGCGGCTGAGGACGAGGTGGCCAAGGAGGTGGTCGTCGGGGAGGTGGAGGTCGCCAAGGTGGCCGAGGCCAGGGACGGGGTGGCCAGGGTCGATGTCGCGCCGCCACTGCTCCATGAGGAGTAGCTGCTTCTCGTTGCTAAAAACTGCTCAACATGCGTGAAACAGAACTGTATTTTGCTGTACTAATCAATAATCCTGTGTGAAACAAACTCCTgctattaataaaataaaacaaaaatagaaaCGTATCTCACGGGTTCTTACGAGAATCAGAAATCAAACTACCCGTTTGTGACGGAtcttgggtttttttttttacaagaatCAGAAATCTCCGGTTTCTAGCAAGAATACGTTCATGTAATTTCCATCGTAATCCAGTGGGGAAGTTTAATCTTGGTCCCAATTTTGCTATCCGGTTTCCTGATCTCTGAACTCTTGTCTCTGATCAAACGGCGTCTGAGCTCTGAAGGGACGATCATATCCTGTGACCCTGCTCGGTGTGGGCTACGGACTTGAAAATCTCGGTGGATTTGGCGAAACAGATTGGGTCGTGGATATTTTCCACGATCCAAATTAGGACCGCATCACGGCCCATTCTTTTCTCCGGTCCGCACCTGGCCTTCTACTGCTTCAAtatgaataaaaaatttataattgtTTTGATAATATTTTCAATTTTAAGAACAATAAAATCTCTTCGTTTACTAATTTTCTATCGTGGTCTGCCGTTTCGGTATTTCCCGCGTGGACCCCTGTCCCGCGCGCCCGcagcattaaaaaaaactaatttaatatattttatttgttaaacctaTCACTATTGGGAGGGCGACAAGTCATTGTCACTGCACGAGTTTAGATGTACGATTTTTTAAAATGGATatgtatttttacatttttacggtttaaaaaatataaaatacttGGCCACGAACTGAATGCAGCCCATGACATCTCTCTGGGCCTATTCAAACTCGCAAGGTCAATTAAGTCcaccggcccggcccggcccagtAAGAGAGGCTTTTGCTAGGTTTTGTCCCAGCTGCGCAGCCGCGTGCTCCTGTCTCCCCTCCCGGCGGCTGCCGTTTCCGTTTGCCTCGCCGGAGCGGACCACCAACGAGCCGATGGGGAAGGGCGACGACGCGTTGGCGCGGAAGCGCAACAAGGTGCACCGGAAGCGCCTGCGCAGCAGCGACAACGCCGTCTCGGAGCGGGTCGCGGCAATCATCGCGTCCAAGCGCCGCCGCAAGTCGGGAAAGCGCCGCGCCTGCGAGGGCATGTGCTTCTCCCTCCCCACCCCCGACGATCCCTTCAACGATCGCCACTTGAAGAAGCGCAAGATCGATGAGCCGACCGAGGAAACCGCTAACGCCGCAGCCAAGGACGGCAACCCCAAGAAGAAGGACAGGAACACAAAGAAGCAGCAGCCGGCAAAGGCCGGGGCCAAGGCCAAATCCAAGGCTGTACCCCGTGAGCTGGAGATGGAGAGGGAAGACGGCCGCGTGGAGTGCGACCGGCCGTCCAAGTTCTTGGTGGTCTGCCTCAACGCCATCCGCGACGCGGTGGCGCCCGAGGACGGCGCCGGCAGAATCCACGGCGCCGGCGACTGGGGCGTTGAGCTCTGGAGGTGCTGCTCCGCCGCGGCGCCGTGCGACGTGCTCGACACCAGCGGCGCGTGCGCCACGCTGGAGCAGACAGCGTGGCTCGTCTCCACGGCCTGCGACATCGTCGCTAGGAAGGAGAGGCTTGGGATGTTCGTCTCTTGCCCCTTCCTGCTGTATCTTGTCCCGTCCCAGGAAAAAGCCGTACAAGTTAGTGCTGTCATTTTGCTCTCCCTATTACGTTGTTCGTTGTGTTAGTTAATGATCATAATGTGAATGGTATAGTGATTCAATTGGTGTTGTTTGGGGCTTTGGGCAGGTGCGTTCGATATGCAAACCCCTGAAGTCTCTTGGAATTCATTCGGTGAGCTTGCATCCAGGCACTTCcattgaacaccagatgttAGGGTATGTTTTGTTCAATTATTAGTATCATCctctattcaatttgaatgctTTATCTGTCAAGGCAGTCCTTGTTAATACCAAATTGCATTTGGTACATTTAGTGTTAATTCTAATCTATTTCTCTCGACTGCTCTATCAGACTAAAAAGTTGTGAGCCAGAGTTTCTTATATCTACCCCTGAGAGGCTTCTTGAACTAATTTCGCTAAAGGCGATTGACATATCAAATGTATCAATGCTGGTGAGTAAATGTAGTAATGAAAGTCATTTTGATGATAAACCATATCATTTCACATGTATTTATCATTTTGTTGCTCTATGTAATTGCACTTGTAAGGTATGAATTTTGTAATAGTTTGAGCGACAATATAATCTCCCTTACTGTCTCCATAAAAAAAATCGACTCCTGGCACACTTAGTTCTAAAATCGTTCCTCGTTATAGTTAGCTATCCCTATCCTACGATCAAGTTTTGTCTAAAGATGGCAACTTTGACAGGTTGTTGACGGACTGAAATCTTTCGTGGACTTTAATGTCAGTAACAAACTTTATTCTATTAGAGATGCCATATTAAGCAATCCTCAGATAACTATCTTCAGCGATCCATATGACAAAGATGTTGCTATGATAGCAAGGAATCTCTTCCAAGGAAGAATTGCAAGGCTCTCTATCAATGACTCCATTACCTCCCGAAGTGCATTCATAGCCCAGTATGTGCACTTCTGTCCATCGGAGGAGCAGAAAACATTAAAGGTATTCGCTTCTGTTATTTTTCAAGTGCCTCTCTTCCCTGCTTTACCTTTCATGTTTTGGTTGGCTTTTATCTGTTGTACTTATTTTTCAGGAGAGCATTAGTGTATATCTAGTGAGCTACTGTAATTTTCTTCAGAACCTCCAGTCTTCCTGGCTTTAATTGTAACACTTGTTGTGCTTCCTGCATACTGGAGATAGTGCTGTTTAGGATGTCAAACCTCAAACAATAGATGTAGTATGACATTTTTAACCTGAGCAGGCATTTGGGCCCTGCACTATGCTATTTAGCTGCTCACTCTTACATGCCTCTATCAATGTCATGGCTGATAGTTTTTTAAGCAGGAGATGTTCAAAATGCTTGGATGATTGTGGTGTGTTGCCACTTTGgtgttctgaattctgatgaaCTCTTTCTATTTTCAGGTCAAGGAAATTCttgagcagattttaaaaagtcaCGCTAAAAAGACATCAAAGGTTCTGCTAGTAGCTGCAACCGATAAAAAAGCGCAGCACCTATCATCATCACTTAAACTGGAAAATTGCACAGTGACTGATGACTCACACCGCATCTCTTTTACCATATGCAGCAGGTGCAGTGAATCAAACAacattgttgtttttttttccaatttctAATCTCTGCATGCAAACTGAATCATGCAACATAGCTAATTGCCATTTTAACCAAATATTTCCAAGACTGGGTTTCAGTTCTACAGAAATTTTAATCACCGCATTATCATTTGATTGAGTGTACTTACTAACTGCTATTTGTGCAGTCTGGGGCTGATGGACGTCCTTGTGAAAGACCGGGAGAACATCGTGATGACAGATGTTGAGGAATTTGAGCTGTTGTTGGTCGTGGATTTGCCTCCCTCAGTCGATGAATATGTTGAGATCCTCACGGGGATAGCTCGGCACGCCGTTGCAGGGGAGGTGCATAGTATATTTTGTAACGCTGATGCCCCTATTGCGAAACCTTTGGCTGAGGTTCTTTCAAAGTGCTGCCAGGTGGTTCCCGAGTTCCTCAAAAATTTGGAGCCCTAGTAGCAGGATTGGTTTCCTATCAGAGCGAGTCAAATCATGGTTACTTGGATTAGTCACACGGCCATTCATGATCCATGCATGGCACTTGTTGTCCCCAAGcaattttgatgtttttgtGTTCCCTCTACATGTAATTCTCATTGGTCAGCAGAACTGTGATATTCGTGCTTCGGCCTTGATGTACTACTAGCTCTTATCGTGAAATGTTAATGCCTTGAAGCCCTTTTCATGGTAGAACTGGCTCAGTCATTATTGTTAGGGACCGCCCTTTTCCCCCTCTCTTTTCAAAGGGAAGCGGAAAAGAGGCATACACCGATAGATCTCTGGATCCTTAAAGTGCATCAAAATGTCAAGGACATATCAAGTTCCTTTTACATGTGCACAGTGCTCATCGTGCTCGCCTCTCCCTCTGCATTTCAGCTCAATAGATTCTTCCGCTGAATGCTGCTGGAGTTGGTGGCAACAACTGAAGGAGCTGTGCAGTGCACCGGCAGCCTTTGTCATGCCGGATTGGTCCCGACTCTCGCACCACGAAAACTTTTGTGCGTGAGAGTGCTAGATTGCTCGATGCTGATCGGTCATCGGTGGAGGATCTTGGTGACTCGATTGGGACCATATATATATGCAGCAAATGGCATGCCGGTACAGGAAGAAAACAAAGCTTCTTCGCGCGAGTTGGCGTGTATTTGTACGTGACTAAGACGATTACGATATCTGTTTCTCGATCTGCTTTCTTGATTCCTCTGAAATCATACACTGACCTTTCCTTTTGCAGATCACAGGCATCTCGCGCTGTGCACGCAGATCTTCGCCGCCGATGAAACTCTTGTGGtttccaaagaagaagaagaagaatacgaGCACACCCTTTGGTATTAAAACAACAGAGAGTCAAGCACACCTTTTAGAAGCATGCGTGCTTGATCGAGCTTATCTTTCTCTGAAGGCAGTTCAAGCTCGTCAGATGTATAGGAGGCTCCATTGAGAATCTACCCCAGTAATCATGCACGCTCGATTTCTTTTTGCTGTATATGCACCAGTGTCTTAGTTTTTTATGTGAAAATATGTGTCCACTCCTTTCCTACAATTTGAAGCCCTAGACAATGTTTCACAGCAAGGACAAACAGCATATGTTTCTCGACCTCAGATGACATGTACTATACTACTGTTATATGCTTTTCCTTTACATGCTTTGTTAAACATTCTAGCCAGTGTCCTATGGCATCAACACGTACCCCGAAGattcggagagagagagagagagagagagagagagagagagagagagggatgagCTTCTCATCACGCCAATCGCATTACGATCACGAGGATAAACGTTTACGTAAGTCTCTCAGCATGCTAAATTAAGTAAGCATTTTGCCCACCATTGGTGATCATGGAGCTCCACTGTCATCAACTCGATCGCCGTTGTAGTGACTCTCTAGAAAAGGCGAAGGGCCCcctgctgcatgcatgcatgcgttcttctttacACATCACGCGCCGCGATTGCCGCCTGCGATAAGCTATGATTGTCCTTTGAAAAAGGATAGGCAACTGCATGCTTGTCTCCACAACACGAAGGAAGATGGTGATTGCACAATGGTACTCTCGTACATACATATCATTTTAAATAAGACATCGTTTCCAATATATAGGtttaattactattttttattaaatcaaatctacacatatgattttaaagtttctaaactaaatattttaaaagatattgctagtcaaagttttaaaagtttgatcaaatatttttcaaattgatatGTATTTATTACCGGAGGGAGTAGTATTTAATCTACCTAGCTAGCTTCACCATTTACTAATATCATCCACGTGGACCTAATGCATGAGGAGATGGATTAGCATTTAAATTTTGTACGTGCTTGAGCAGATCAATCCAAATCAAATATGCATACGAtatgtttatatgcttggcTACTAACCTAGGGGCCTTCTAATTAAAGCAAGAATCTAAGGTAGTGTTTGTTTAGACGATAAGGTCGTATGGGATGATCTTATCTATATATTAAGGATGAGATGATTCAAAATACTTATTTGGTGAAAGAGATCGAACAAGCTCATTTTAAATCTCGGGCGCACCGTAATCCTCACGTCACGAGTAGGACGACTGCGTCCGAAATTTTTTCTTAGATTCACTCATCCAGTATCTAAAGGAATTCTCCTATAAGAGACATCCTATCCTATCATCTTCCAATCAAACGTTTAAAAAAATAGGATGAGATTATCCCATCCAGAGACATACACTACCTAAGAGACTCTGCAACTTGACGGAAGTATCAGCTGTCATCAGCTAAAGCATTTGAATTATCTATATGTGTTGGCATGCATGAATGTGTCATGTAGAGTGGAGTGTGTCAAGTATCATGCGTCAACCGTATGCGTGCAAAATAtaggatgttttttttttttttttgcgaagaaGATATAGGATTTGGTTTGATTTGCTTGAATTTAGTAGCAAGATGGGTGGACTAAGAGAGGCATGTACCACTAATTAGATTGTGCGCAATGATCTTCACAACATCTCTTTGGAAACATATGATAAAATTAGAATGCAACAGATTGGAATTAGTCTGGCGAGTGGTCAAAATAGTCTTAACTATAAATACACAAATAAACATTATGCATATAAGGGGTAATTGACTTAAGGGTGTTggacaaaaacaaaagaatcaAATCAGTTGGTGTACTAATTTTATATTGGGTTGTATGGTTATATTGTAATGATATTACTTTTAACAACAAAACAAGTACTTTTTCACATCACTCTTCAGATGGATATATTAGCTTAGATATTGGAGTTTATTGcagaaagaggaagagagagagggttATTGCATAGGACGTGCCAACAATTGGAAACCATTATAATGTAAATCTTCGTTAAAAATGGATGGTAAACTAATAATAGATTTTGTGGTGCATGATgacataatatttatataacttttttttatcgTAGGCCTTTTCAATTCCTATGATGTTGGCTGGTCGCAACATATTGTAATACTGAACAAACTCTGTGTGCACCGCAGGTGCCGAGCTCTGAAATAATGTTTCCATTATAAAAAAAAGCAAGACCCTGTGGAAGAATGACACTCACAAATCGAAAGCGGTCCAAATTTTTTCTCGTGGGCATGAAAATGATCATCACAACGGCCTATGCAATGGTGGATGATATATAGTGGGGAATTGCTAATTTTTAATCGAGTGAAAATAAGAGTATGTTTTACTTGACAATAGCAACCGTTGGATGGAGATCTaatggatgaaaaaaaaaatcacaagtgaataatatttttctatagtaaaGATATATACAATTTTATGGTATATACTAAACAAAAATCTCTGACTGAGTATAGGTAAAAAAATAGACGCACGATTGAACTATCAGATAGACAACGCGTGTGATACGAATGAAATTTCGTGATAACCAAAAGGACGACCTTGTTAGTTAGGTCAAATAAATATCCTAACGCCTTTTAGATCACACACGGAGTCATGATCACCAAGATTATGCCATCTGCCCGCGTGCAGTTATGCGCAGCAGAGGCTGTGAAAGCAGGAATGATGCGACACTAGCTGAAAATGATAGGGCACGTTCAGCACTCTGAAGCTCCAAAGAACCGTTCGCAGACGTACTCCATTCCTCCCACTACGTACAATGATCAAAATGAAATTTGTCACGAGTCGTATAGACTCCTTTTTACGATGTCATGTTTCGATTAATTACTAGTTTAC comes from the Phragmites australis chromosome 22, lpPhrAust1.1, whole genome shotgun sequence genome and includes:
- the LOC133905137 gene encoding uncharacterized protein LOC133905137 — encoded protein: MHLRVTHRDEEGKKVTEKVPIPETRRPDTAKHFERKLEEQGLHRLERHPANAPRGVGIGAPPPKSGRGGKYTWEGPGGLAGSELDPAPPAIDRNDPNYEEEGGPAAEDEVAKEVVVGEVEVAKVAEARDGVARVDVAPPLLHEE
- the LOC133904801 gene encoding DEAD-box ATP-dependent RNA helicase 52B-like — protein: MGKGDDALARKRNKVHRKRLRSSDNAVSERVAAIIASKRRRKSGKRRACEGMCFSLPTPDDPFNDRHLKKRKIDEPTEETANAAAKDGNPKKKDRNTKKQQPAKAGAKAKSKAVPRELEMEREDGRVECDRPSKFLVVCLNAIRDAVAPEDGAGRIHGAGDWGVELWRCCSAAAPCDVLDTSGACATLEQTAWLVSTACDIVARKERLGMFVSCPFLLYLVPSQEKAVQVRSICKPLKSLGIHSVSLHPGTSIEHQMLGLKSCEPEFLISTPERLLELISLKAIDISNVSMLVVDGLKSFVDFNVSNKLYSIRDAILSNPQITIFSDPYDKDVAMIARNLFQGRIARLSINDSITSRSAFIAQYVHFCPSEEQKTLKVKEILEQILKSHAKKTSKVLLVAATDKKAQHLSSSLKLENCTVTDDSHRISFTICSSLGLMDVLVKDRENIVMTDVEEFELLLVVDLPPSVDEYVEILTGIARHAVAGEVHSIFCNADAPIAKPLAEVLSKCCQVVPEFLKNLEP